In the Flavobacterium pallidum genome, one interval contains:
- a CDS encoding DUF3078 domain-containing protein yields the protein MKLIRIFLIGCIAFKAIQSAAQTKDTIITVEKKIIVKVPDSVSPWQRKNTIGFDLSEIAFVNWSAGGTSSVSGLLKGNFTRIYNKGNFKWGNEMIVRYGVNKQDGIELRKTDDAFQFTSTAGYRRDSVSNWYHSAKFSFNTQFTNGYNYPNTEMPISKPLAPAYTFLGVGAEYSNKEKKINLYISPLTLKNTMVLDQRLADQGAFGVTKAIYDDVTGERLKKGRQMKTELGFLFTSHFKKEIFKNITFEHRLNLYSDYLNHFGNIDVDWQAQLDLVVNQYVKANIGFNLIYDDDIKGKEEKEGEQITVGPKVQLKQVLGIGLVYNF from the coding sequence ATGAAACTTATCCGCATTTTCCTCATCGGCTGTATCGCATTCAAGGCAATCCAATCTGCCGCACAAACCAAAGACACCATCATTACTGTTGAAAAGAAAATCATTGTCAAAGTCCCCGATTCCGTTTCCCCATGGCAGCGCAAGAACACGATTGGGTTCGACCTTAGTGAAATCGCTTTTGTGAACTGGAGCGCGGGAGGGACGAGCTCGGTTTCAGGATTGCTGAAAGGGAATTTCACGCGGATTTACAACAAAGGCAATTTCAAATGGGGCAACGAAATGATTGTGCGTTATGGCGTCAACAAGCAGGATGGCATCGAATTGCGCAAGACCGACGATGCATTCCAGTTTACTTCGACGGCGGGTTATCGCAGGGATTCGGTGTCTAATTGGTACCATTCGGCGAAGTTCAGTTTCAATACGCAGTTTACGAACGGTTACAATTACCCGAATACCGAAATGCCGATTTCGAAACCTTTGGCACCGGCATATACCTTCCTCGGTGTCGGAGCAGAATATTCAAATAAGGAAAAGAAAATCAACCTGTACATCTCGCCATTAACCCTGAAGAACACGATGGTACTAGACCAAAGGCTTGCCGACCAGGGCGCTTTTGGGGTCACCAAGGCCATTTATGACGATGTCACCGGCGAACGTTTAAAAAAAGGCAGGCAGATGAAGACCGAATTGGGCTTCCTCTTCACAAGCCACTTTAAGAAGGAAATCTTTAAGAACATCACCTTCGAACACCGCCTGAATTTATACTCCGATTACCTCAACCATTTCGGGAATATCGATGTCGACTGGCAGGCGCAGCTCGATTTGGTCGTAAACCAATATGTAAAGGCCAATATCGGATTCAATTTAATCTACGATGATGACATCAAGGGCAAAGAGGAAAAGGAGGGCGAACAGATCACCGTTGGGCCGAAAGTACAGTTGAAGCAGGTTTTGGGGATTGGGCTGGTGTATAATTTTTAG
- a CDS encoding ribonucleoside-diphosphate reductase subunit alpha yields MYVVKRDGKKEPVMFDKITERIKKLCYGLNYLVDPVKVAMRVIEGLYDGVSTSELDNLAAETAASMTIAHPDYAQLAARIAISNLHSNTKKSFSETMNEMYHYVNPRTGMASPLLSEEVHEVIQKNAEFLDSHVIYNRDFNYDYFGFKTLERSYLLKINGKIVERPQHMLMRVSVGIHLDDLKSVIETYDLMSKKFFTHATPTLFNAGTPKPQMSSCFLLAMQDDSIDGIYDTLKQTAKISQSAGGIGLSIHNVRATGSYIRGTNGTSNGIVPMLKVFNDTARYVDQGGGKRKGSFAIYIETWHADIFDFLDLKKNTGKEEMRARDLFFAMWTSDLFMKRVQEDSYWTLMCPNECPGLYDVYGEEFEKLYIGYEEQNKGRKTIKARELWEKILESQIETGTPYMLYKDAANRKSNQKNLGTIRSSNLCTEIMEYTSKDEIAVCNLASLSLPMFVEDGKFNHDLLYTVTKRVTKNLNKVIDRNYYPVPEAENSNMRHRPVGLGVQGLADAFIMLRMPFTSDEAKTLNQEIFETLYFAAVTASMEAAKEDGPYSTFKGSPMSQGEFQHNLWGLKDEELSGRWDWAALRKEVMEHGVRNSLLVAPMPTASTSQILGNNEAFEPYTSNIYTRRVLSGEFIVVNKHLLEDLVSRGLWNEDLKQEIMRHNGSVQNIERIPQDLKDLYKTVWEMSMKDIIDMSRHRGYFIDQSQSLNLFMQDANYAKLTSMHFYAWQSGLKTGMYYLRTKSAVDAIKFTLNNDKKAEPVAAEIHAAAPAMKQEVAAPAVEVEAINADDFRAMIERAKSSEPDDCEMCGS; encoded by the coding sequence TGCCCAGTTGGCGGCGCGTATTGCGATTTCAAACTTACACTCGAACACGAAGAAATCCTTCTCGGAGACGATGAACGAAATGTATCATTATGTGAACCCGAGAACCGGAATGGCATCGCCGCTGCTTTCTGAAGAAGTGCATGAAGTGATCCAAAAGAACGCCGAATTCCTGGATTCGCACGTGATTTACAATCGCGATTTTAATTATGACTATTTCGGGTTCAAGACGCTCGAGCGCTCTTACCTGCTCAAAATAAACGGCAAAATCGTAGAGCGCCCGCAGCACATGCTGATGCGTGTTTCTGTAGGAATCCACCTTGATGATCTGAAGTCGGTGATTGAGACTTACGACCTGATGTCGAAAAAGTTCTTCACCCACGCGACACCAACGTTGTTCAACGCCGGTACGCCAAAACCGCAAATGTCTTCGTGCTTCCTTCTGGCGATGCAGGACGACAGTATCGACGGGATTTATGATACGTTGAAACAAACGGCCAAGATTTCGCAATCTGCGGGAGGTATCGGATTGTCTATCCACAATGTACGTGCTACGGGTTCTTACATCCGCGGGACAAACGGAACATCAAACGGAATTGTACCGATGCTCAAAGTATTTAACGACACGGCACGTTACGTAGACCAGGGTGGTGGAAAGCGCAAAGGAAGTTTCGCCATCTACATCGAAACCTGGCATGCGGATATCTTCGATTTCCTTGATTTGAAGAAGAACACCGGAAAAGAGGAAATGCGTGCGCGTGATTTGTTCTTCGCGATGTGGACATCGGATTTATTTATGAAACGCGTACAGGAAGATTCATACTGGACCTTGATGTGCCCTAACGAATGTCCGGGATTGTATGACGTTTACGGTGAGGAATTTGAGAAACTGTACATTGGTTACGAAGAGCAGAATAAAGGGCGTAAGACTATCAAGGCCCGCGAGCTTTGGGAGAAAATCCTGGAATCACAAATCGAGACCGGAACGCCGTACATGCTTTATAAAGATGCGGCGAACCGCAAATCAAACCAGAAGAATCTTGGAACTATCCGTTCATCGAACCTGTGTACCGAGATTATGGAGTACACTTCGAAAGATGAGATCGCGGTGTGTAACCTGGCGTCGCTGTCATTGCCGATGTTTGTGGAAGACGGAAAATTCAACCACGATTTATTATACACAGTAACCAAGCGTGTGACGAAAAACCTGAATAAGGTAATCGACCGCAACTATTATCCGGTGCCGGAAGCCGAGAATTCCAACATGCGCCACCGTCCGGTAGGATTGGGCGTACAGGGATTGGCTGATGCGTTTATCATGCTGCGCATGCCATTTACCTCTGATGAGGCGAAAACGTTGAACCAGGAGATTTTCGAAACGCTCTATTTCGCTGCCGTAACCGCATCGATGGAAGCCGCCAAAGAGGACGGACCATACTCGACGTTCAAAGGCTCGCCGATGTCGCAGGGAGAATTCCAGCACAACCTTTGGGGACTGAAAGACGAAGAACTTTCCGGCCGCTGGGATTGGGCTGCATTGAGAAAAGAAGTAATGGAACATGGGGTACGTAATTCCCTTTTGGTAGCGCCAATGCCAACCGCTTCGACGTCTCAAATCCTTGGAAACAATGAAGCTTTTGAGCCATATACTTCAAATATTTATACAAGGCGTGTGCTTTCAGGCGAGTTTATCGTCGTAAACAAGCACCTTTTGGAAGACCTGGTAAGCCGTGGTTTGTGGAACGAAGATTTGAAACAGGAAATCATGCGCCACAACGGATCGGTGCAAAATATTGAGCGTATTCCACAGGATCTGAAGGATTTATATAAAACCGTTTGGGAAATGTCAATGAAGGACATTATCGATATGTCGCGCCACAGAGGATACTTCATTGACCAGTCCCAGTCGCTGAATCTGTTCATGCAGGATGCGAATTACGCGAAACTGACCTCGATGCACTTCTACGCCTGGCAGTCAGGATTGAAGACGGGAATGTATTACTTAAGGACAAAATCAGCCGTGGATGCCATCAAGTTTACGCTGAACAATGATAAGAAAGCCGAGCCTGTTGCAGCCGAAATACACGCTGCAGCACCTGCCATGAAACAGGAAGTTGCCGCGCCTGCCGTTGAGGTGGAAGCCATCAATGCGGATGATTTCCGTGCGATGATCGAAAGGGCGAAATCTTCGGAACCGGATGATTGTGAAATGTGCGGATCTTAA
- a CDS encoding RDD family protein, with amino-acid sequence MENRNFVVTDDLLASKGQRFANYIIDLIVQYALVFAFSVIAGLIVALLGRQDILYKMQTLNRFEEYLIGAIFVVLYYGTMEMFLSRTVGKFITQTLVVMEDGSKPDKGTIMKRTFCRLIPFEQFSFFGERGWHDSIPDVYVVDKVAFEEARNLFHSFDEIGQREEI; translated from the coding sequence ATGGAGAACAGGAATTTTGTTGTTACTGATGACCTCCTCGCATCGAAGGGACAACGTTTTGCAAACTACATTATTGACCTTATTGTACAATATGCATTGGTATTTGCATTTTCAGTCATTGCCGGATTGATTGTCGCGCTGCTTGGGAGACAGGATATTTTGTACAAAATGCAAACACTTAACAGGTTTGAGGAATACCTTATCGGCGCCATATTTGTGGTATTGTATTACGGAACGATGGAAATGTTCCTTTCACGAACCGTCGGCAAGTTCATCACCCAAACGTTAGTGGTCATGGAAGATGGCTCAAAACCGGATAAAGGAACCATTATGAAGAGGACGTTTTGCCGGCTGATCCCATTCGAACAGTTTTCCTTTTTCGGGGAACGTGGCTGGCATGACTCGATTCCAGATGTATATGTGGTTGATAAAGTTGCTTTTGAAGAAGCGCGCAACCTGTTCCACTCTTTTGACGAAATAGGGCAAAGGGAAGAAATATAA
- a CDS encoding deoxyguanosinetriphosphate triphosphohydrolase, translated as MNWEQLLSLKKLGDKGKRLRIEELDTRLGFEVDYDRIIFSSAFRSLQDKTQVIPLSKTDFVHTRLTHSLEVSVVGRSLGRLVGKKIIEKYPYLSEVHGFHMNDFGAIVAAASLAHDIGNPPFGHSGEKAIGEYFSIGKGQQFKESLSEKQWQDLIDFEGNANGFSVLTASRPGIEGGLRISYATLGAFMKYPKESLPKKPTSNISDKKYGFFQSDKDFFKEVAEELGMIPSRSGDDIGFQRHPLAFLVEAADDICYTIIDFEDGINLGLVSEDYALEYLIKLVKDNIDTVKYNALMTKEDRISYLRALAIGSLINDAVNVFIENEEAILKGTFHQALTDKSKYKAQMDDIIKLSIKNIYQSREVIEKELVGYQIIQTLLDKFITAFNNKANNNCSNYDKLILKMLPDKFLEEKDDLYARLLHICHFVSLLTDGNALELFETINGTKRI; from the coding sequence ATGAATTGGGAACAACTCCTTTCACTTAAAAAACTCGGGGATAAAGGCAAGCGCCTCCGTATAGAAGAACTCGATACGCGCCTTGGCTTTGAAGTCGATTATGACCGTATCATCTTTTCATCCGCATTCCGCAGCCTGCAGGACAAGACACAGGTCATTCCACTTTCCAAAACCGATTTCGTGCATACACGGTTGACCCACAGTCTTGAGGTTTCCGTAGTAGGGCGTTCATTAGGAAGGCTGGTGGGCAAGAAAATCATCGAAAAATATCCGTATCTGAGCGAAGTGCATGGCTTTCATATGAATGATTTCGGGGCGATTGTTGCTGCGGCTTCCCTGGCACATGACATTGGGAATCCGCCTTTCGGACATTCGGGAGAGAAGGCGATCGGGGAATATTTTTCCATCGGGAAAGGGCAGCAGTTTAAGGAAAGCCTGAGCGAAAAGCAATGGCAGGACCTGATTGATTTTGAAGGCAATGCCAATGGTTTTTCAGTACTGACCGCAAGTCGTCCGGGTATTGAGGGCGGACTAAGGATTTCGTATGCCACGCTTGGTGCCTTTATGAAATACCCGAAAGAAAGCCTGCCGAAGAAACCCACCTCAAATATCTCGGATAAAAAATATGGATTCTTCCAATCGGATAAGGATTTTTTTAAGGAAGTCGCGGAGGAACTTGGCATGATTCCAAGCAGATCGGGTGATGACATCGGTTTTCAACGCCATCCGTTGGCATTTTTGGTTGAAGCGGCGGACGATATCTGTTATACGATCATTGATTTTGAAGATGGTATCAATTTAGGCCTGGTTTCCGAAGATTATGCGTTGGAATACCTGATTAAACTTGTTAAAGACAACATCGATACGGTCAAATACAATGCGCTTATGACGAAAGAAGACCGCATCAGCTACCTGCGTGCGCTCGCCATCGGCAGCCTGATCAATGATGCCGTAAATGTCTTTATCGAAAATGAAGAAGCCATACTGAAAGGTACATTCCACCAGGCACTGACTGACAAAAGTAAGTACAAAGCCCAGATGGATGACATTATCAAGCTCAGCATCAAAAACATTTACCAGAGCAGGGAAGTGATTGAAAAGGAACTCGTCGGTTACCAAATCATTCAAACTTTATTGGACAAGTTCATCACCGCTTTCAACAACAAAGCCAACAACAATTGCTCGAATTACGACAAGCTGATCCTGAAGATGCTCCCCGACAAGTTCCTGGAAGAGAAAGACGATTTGTATGCGCGATTGCTGCACATCTGCCATTTCGTGTCGCTGTTGACGGACGGCAATGCGTTGGAATTGTTTGAGACGATTAATGGGACGAAGAGAATATAG